The Pseudomonadota bacterium genome includes a window with the following:
- a CDS encoding diaminopimelate epimerase, with product MTRETVAFAKMHGLGNDFVVVDARDPLPASATTDPGALARQICNRHYGVGADGLIWMLPSSRADVRMRIFNSDGSEAEMCGNGIRCLAAFAHARGAVTGRVMSVETGAGILSPTLLDDGRVEVDMGEPVLPCAQIPAVIPGVGETERVIDARLVVDDEAYTVCGVSMGNPHCILFLDVQGTTRLAGCDLSAVPLERVGPRIERCAAFPAGTNVEFAVVSGRDEIDLRVWERGSGITLACGTGACATMVAAALSGRVGHRARVNLPGGTLEIEWRPGSSVKMRGPQVWVYDGVWPAA from the coding sequence ATGACCCGCGAGACCGTCGCTTTCGCGAAGATGCATGGGCTGGGGAACGACTTCGTCGTCGTCGACGCGCGCGACCCGCTCCCCGCAAGCGCCACCACCGACCCCGGGGCGCTGGCCAGGCAGATCTGCAACCGTCACTACGGCGTGGGGGCTGACGGTCTGATCTGGATGTTGCCCTCTTCCCGCGCCGATGTGCGAATGCGCATCTTCAACAGCGACGGCTCTGAAGCCGAGATGTGCGGCAACGGAATCCGATGCCTCGCCGCCTTCGCACATGCCCGAGGTGCCGTGACCGGACGGGTCATGAGCGTGGAGACCGGGGCAGGCATCCTCTCCCCGACCCTTCTCGACGACGGGCGCGTGGAGGTCGACATGGGAGAGCCCGTCCTGCCGTGCGCCCAGATCCCCGCCGTCATCCCAGGGGTGGGAGAGACCGAGCGCGTCATCGATGCCCGCCTCGTGGTCGATGACGAGGCCTACACCGTCTGCGGCGTCTCGATGGGCAATCCGCACTGCATCCTCTTCCTCGACGTGCAGGGCACGACCCGTCTGGCGGGATGCGACCTGAGCGCCGTCCCCCTCGAGCGCGTCGGTCCCCGCATCGAACGCTGTGCCGCCTTCCCCGCGGGAACCAATGTCGAGTTTGCGGTTGTCTCCGGACGAGACGAGATCGACCTGCGGGTCTGGGAAAGAGGCTCTGGAATCACGCTGGCCTGCGGAACGGGCGCCTGCGCGACCATGGTGGCGGCGGCACTGTCCGGGCGCGTGGGTCATCGGGCACGCGTCAACCTGCCGGGCGGAACGCTGGAGATCGAGTGGCGTCCCGGCTCGTCGGTGAAGATGCGGGGGCCTCAGGTCTGGGTCTACGACGGGGTGTGGCCCGCCGCCTGA
- the hfq gene encoding RNA chaperone Hfq codes for MQVNLQDAFLAQVKKEAALVVIYLVNGFQLKGIVKGFDSFTIFIENSENKVQMIYKHSVTTISPVKSLGFAFLGEAFKEAMQPATRGGAPPPPPQG; via the coding sequence ATGCAGGTGAATCTCCAAGACGCATTTCTGGCGCAGGTGAAGAAAGAGGCGGCGCTCGTCGTCATCTACCTCGTCAACGGCTTCCAGCTGAAGGGCATCGTGAAGGGCTTCGACAGCTTCACCATCTTCATCGAGAACAGCGAGAACAAGGTGCAGATGATCTACAAGCACTCGGTGACGACCATCAGCCCCGTGAAATCTCTTGGGTTCGCCTTCCTCGGCGAAGCGTTCAAGGAAGCCATGCAGCCCGCGACGCGCGGCGGTGCCCCGCCCCCTCCCCCACAAGGATGA